A single Paratractidigestivibacter faecalis DNA region contains:
- a CDS encoding NAD-dependent protein deacylase, translating to MAKVISDAAQAAAELSAAVGQAKSMVFFGGAGVSTASGIPDFRSEDGLYYQHFKYPPEEMLSHDFYVTHTEEFFDFYRTRMIALGAKPNQAHLKLAELERAGKLAAVVTQNIDGLHQAAGSKNVLELHGSVHRNVCQRCGRVYSAEWIMGTEGVPRCPECGGAIKPDVVLYGESLDERALLASVKAIESADLLIIGGTSLVVYPAAGLVNYFNGSRLVIVNRQPTPQDASADLVCACDIAKAFDF from the coding sequence ATGGCAAAGGTGATTTCGGACGCCGCGCAGGCCGCGGCCGAGCTTTCCGCGGCGGTGGGCCAGGCAAAGTCGATGGTCTTCTTCGGCGGGGCGGGGGTCTCCACGGCCTCGGGCATCCCGGACTTCCGCAGCGAGGACGGCCTCTACTACCAGCACTTCAAGTACCCGCCCGAGGAGATGCTCTCCCACGACTTCTATGTCACGCACACCGAGGAGTTCTTTGACTTCTACCGCACGCGCATGATTGCCCTTGGCGCCAAGCCCAACCAGGCCCACCTCAAGCTGGCCGAGCTGGAGCGCGCGGGCAAGCTCGCGGCCGTGGTGACGCAGAACATCGACGGGCTCCACCAGGCCGCCGGCTCCAAGAACGTGCTGGAGCTCCACGGCTCGGTGCACCGCAATGTCTGCCAGCGCTGCGGCCGCGTCTACTCTGCCGAGTGGATCATGGGTACGGAGGGCGTGCCGCGCTGCCCGGAGTGCGGCGGAGCCATCAAGCCGGATGTGGTCCTGTACGGGGAGAGCCTGGACGAGCGCGCGCTTCTCGCCTCCGTGAAGGCAATCGAGTCGGCCGACCTGCTGATCATCGGCGGGACGTCCCTGGTGGTGTACCCGGCGGCCGGGCTGGTCAACTACTTCAATGGCTCCAGGCTGGTCATTGTCAACAGGCAGCCCACGCCCCAGGACGCCAGCGCTGACCTCGTGTGCGCCTGCGACATTGCCAAGGCGTTTGACTTCTAG
- the folP gene encoding dihydropteroate synthase produces the protein MLRENYGTWRCGRHEIGLARPRIMGILNVTPDSFSDGGKNLDPEAAIQRGLQMLDEGADIIDVGGESTRPGHRPVSPKEEAERIIPVVRGLVAEGAVVSVDTRHAEVAQLCARLGASIINDVTGFTDPAMVQVAAETDCGLVVMHWDQGGLGTHAPRRQVVLDESRPARPEQPRPTVSSHRFTLPDEAPIMRQVMGFLGDQARTLMRAGVQRERICIDPGPGFDKFADEDVVIQRATRSMVSMGYPVLTAVSRKRFVGAVSGVEDAAARDAATQGICISAVANGARILRVHDVAGAAQAINAYWAVSHKDSRQGFVSLGSNVGDRLGNLARATQLIDEIPLTCVAAVSHAYDTEPAYGIATSVANCVVEIRTELHPLVLIDKLLEVEKSLGRRRADAKTRDPKKPGTAARTIDCDLMWVEGESHQGVKLTLPHPRLGERDYVIVPMEDLMHDPVRFLTHGGVTVLPREQRVGAVTSDLGPIVWE, from the coding sequence ATGCTCAGAGAGAACTACGGCACCTGGCGCTGCGGCAGGCACGAGATCGGCCTGGCCCGCCCGCGCATCATGGGAATCCTCAACGTCACGCCTGACTCGTTCTCTGACGGCGGCAAGAACCTTGACCCGGAGGCGGCCATCCAGCGGGGCCTCCAGATGCTGGACGAGGGCGCCGACATCATCGACGTCGGCGGCGAGTCCACGCGTCCGGGCCACCGGCCCGTCTCGCCCAAGGAGGAGGCCGAGCGCATTATCCCCGTGGTGAGGGGGCTTGTGGCCGAGGGCGCCGTGGTCTCCGTCGACACGCGCCACGCCGAGGTGGCGCAGCTCTGCGCCCGCCTGGGCGCCTCCATCATCAACGACGTGACCGGCTTCACCGACCCGGCCATGGTGCAGGTTGCCGCCGAGACGGACTGCGGCCTCGTGGTCATGCACTGGGACCAGGGCGGCCTGGGCACGCACGCCCCTCGCCGCCAGGTGGTGCTGGACGAGAGCCGCCCTGCGCGCCCGGAGCAGCCCCGTCCAACCGTGAGCTCGCACCGCTTCACCCTGCCTGACGAGGCGCCCATCATGCGCCAGGTCATGGGCTTTTTGGGCGACCAGGCCCGTACCCTCATGCGGGCGGGTGTCCAGCGCGAGCGCATCTGCATTGACCCTGGCCCCGGCTTCGATAAGTTCGCCGACGAGGACGTGGTCATCCAACGAGCCACTCGCTCAATGGTCTCTATGGGCTATCCCGTGCTCACGGCCGTGAGCCGCAAGAGGTTTGTGGGCGCGGTCTCCGGCGTCGAGGACGCGGCCGCGCGTGATGCCGCCACCCAGGGCATCTGCATCTCCGCCGTGGCAAACGGGGCCCGCATCCTGCGCGTGCACGACGTGGCGGGCGCCGCCCAGGCCATCAACGCCTACTGGGCGGTGAGCCACAAGGACTCCCGCCAGGGCTTTGTGAGCCTGGGCTCCAACGTGGGCGACCGCCTGGGCAACCTCGCCCGGGCCACGCAGCTCATCGACGAGATTCCCCTTACCTGCGTCGCCGCCGTCAGCCACGCCTACGACACGGAGCCCGCCTACGGCATAGCCACCTCCGTGGCCAACTGCGTGGTGGAGATCCGCACGGAGCTCCACCCGCTGGTGCTCATCGACAAGCTGCTTGAGGTGGAGAAGAGCCTGGGCCGTCGTCGCGCCGATGCCAAGACGCGCGACCCCAAGAAGCCCGGCACGGCCGCCCGCACCATCGACTGCGACCTCATGTGGGTCGAGGGGGAGTCCCACCAGGGCGTCAAGCTGACGCTGCCGCACCCCCGCCTGGGCGAGCGCGACTACGTCATCGTGCCCATGGAGGACCTCATGCACGACCCGGTGCGCTTCCTCACCCATGGGGGCGTCACCGTCCTTCCGCGCGAGCAGCGCGTCGGCGCCGTCACGTCCGACCTTGGCCCCATTGTCTGGGAGTAA